In Solidesulfovibrio sp., the sequence GACGTATTTCTTAACGTGCGGCCCGCGGGGCGGACGGCTGGGCGAGGCCGGAATGTGGCCTTCGAGCCTGCCGCGACAGCGGCGGCATCGAAGGCCACATTCCGGCCTCGCATCTTCGCGCCGCGCGCGCCCGTCCTCCCGGTGTCCTGCCGCCCCTCCGCCCGCCAAAGCCGACCGGGGGGTCCGGGGGGCGTGACGCCCCCCGGTGGGGTCCAGGGGCAACGCCCCTGGTGGGGCTTGGGGCAAAGCCCCAATAGGGTGGGGCCAGGAGGGGCGTTGCCCCTCCCGGCGCTAGCGCCGCGAACGCAACCAGTGGACGAGGCCGAAGCAGGCGGTGAGCATCATATCGCCGCCGGGGCTGGGGAAATCGACATCGAAACCGGCGAGCATGGCCCGTTTGGGACCGATGACGCAGGTATAGGGGAAGATGCCGGCCGCGTGGGGCAGCGGCAGGGTGAGGCAGCCGTGCCCGCCCTTGTCGAAGACTTCGGCGTTGGTGAGCGCCCCCCGCCGGAAGCGTTCCAGGTCGTTCCAGACTTCCTCGGCCGGCAGCATGCCGGTGTGGTGTTCGTAGATGCCGTGGATGCGCTGGCGGTGGACGAGGGCGGCGACGGTATGGCTGTTGCCGATATTGACGAGCATGACGCCGGTTTCGGCGCTTTTGGCCTTGATGGCCGGGTCGGTGAGCAGCCCCAGCACGGCGGCGGCGGCGGAATCGGCCACGGGGCCGCCGCCGATGGACCGCTGGAGGCTGGCCAGGCGGGTAAGTTCCACGGGCGGCGTTTCGTAGACCAGGGCTTCGGGATGGCCGTCGGCCTGGCGCAGGAAGCGTTCCCAGAGCTTGAAGCGGCCTTCGCGGCTGCTCTTGCCGGGGTGCAGGCCGTGGTCCTGGGCGCAGGCCACGACCAATTCGGGCTGGGGCAGGCCGGCGGCGGCGAGGAAGGCCTGCCAGAAGCCGGGTTCGTAATCGGCAAGCGGCAGGGGCACGTAGCCGGGGGGCCTTTGGTCGGTGACCGTGACGCCCAAGGTGTTGCGCAACCGTTCGGGGTCGTCGGTCAGGGCCCAGACGGCCTCGGGGTGAGCGGCCAGGGGCAGGCCGGCCTTGAGGTGGGCGCGGAAGGTCTTGAAAAAGCCGCCGCCCATGTTGCAGCCGCACAGGTAGACGGAGCTGCCGGCGGCGGTCAGGGCGGCCAGCCGGGCGCCGACCTGCCGGGCCGGGGCGGGCAGCACGAATTTGGGGCAGTTTTCCGGTTCGAGGTCGGGGTTGTGGTAATAGACGTCCTGGGTGCCGGAACCGATGTCCAGGCACAACACGCGTTCGGGCATCGCCGCCTCCTTGCTCGGGCTGGCGCGGGTATTACGCGCAAACGGGCCGCGCCTCAAGGCTGGCCGGGCGGTTACAAAAACGACTCAATGCGTGACGCTGATGGGAAAAAATTGCACACGGAAGCGGGGGGTCACGGGACACTGAAAAAGCCGCGACGCGTGGGGAGCGAGGCGGCTGGGAACCGGCTTCGGCGAGGAAAATCAGGGTCTAATGAAACAGCAGGCCCTTGTAGATGAAACGTTCGTAGACGGAGCACACGCGCCGGGCGCTGCCGCTGGCCAGGCCGAAATCCAACAACCGGCAGTACATGTGCACGGGATTGAGCCGGTGTTGCAGGTAGTTGCGCAGTCGCTTCATAATGCCACCTCGGACGGGGGGGAGCCCCCTGACGCTTTATCATAAGCAAGAAGCGTTCCTTTTTGTTTTCTCCTCCCGCCATCCGGGGAGGCTTTCATGTTTCTTATCGGACGATCTCGTTTGGGGCTTAGACGAGGCGGTGGCGGCGCATAAAAAAACCCGCGCCGGTTTCCCGGCGCGGGTCGTCCCCGAGGGACAGTCAAATTCAGGATTTGCTGATGGCTTCGGCGGGGCAAGCGTCAATGGCTTCGTCCACGCAGTCGGCGTCGATATCGGCATCTTTCACGATGGCCTTGTCGCCGTCGCCATTCATCTCGAAGGCATCGGGGCAGGTTTCCACGCACGCTTCACAACCCATGCAAGCATCATCATCGATAGCAATGGCCATGTCCGGTCCTCCTACAAGGTTTGGCCCGGCGCCGCATGCCCTGCCCCCCTCGCGGAAGGTTCCCGAGCGGCGCCCGGCTGAATTTGAAAACCTATGTTACCAGGATGTTTCCACGAAACCCTCAGCCGCTCCAGGGAGAGCGCTCACCCTGGAAAAAGCCCGTCCGCTTTATGTCCTCGCTGGCGGCCAGCCTCGGAAAAGGCCTGCCACCGCCACTCCCGGGCAGGGCACGCCGCCCAGGAAGTTCGTCTATGACGGGGCGCAAACGAAAAGTCAAGGACGGGCCAAGGGGCGATCCGGGGCCAATATATTAGATAATCAAAATAATTTTCACAGTCCTCAACCATCGTCCGATCGGGCCCGCCCCCGACGGTGCGGCCGGTCCTTTTTCCCTGCCAATTGGCCTTTGACGGTCGGTTTCAAAAACCGTACATTTTTTCCCGCGTTCCCGACGAAAAGGATGCCCGAACGGCCAAAAACGAGCGACCGAAGAGCATGCTGCCAGACTCCACCGACCTGCTGGAATCCCTCCCCACCCACGCCGCCGTGCTCGATGCAGCCGGGCTGGTCATGGCGGCCAACGCTTCCTGCCTGGAACTGCTGCGCGAAATCGACGCCGGCGAGGTCCTGGGACGGCCGTTTTTCCGGTATTGCGACAAGCTCCTGGCCGCCAGCGCCGCCACGGCCGTGCGCGACGGCCTGGCCTCGGTGCTCTCCGGCACGGCGCCGCGCTACGAGATGGACCTGCCCTGCGGCCGGCCGCAAAATCCCACCTGGCGCGCCCTGTGCGCCACGCCCCTTCACGGGCGCCATGCCGGCGCCCTGGTCATCCTGGCCGACATCTCGCGGCAAAAACAGCTCGAGGAGCACATCCTCCACGACGCCTTCCACGATACCCTCACCGGCCTTTTCAACCGGGCGCTCTTCCTCAATCGCCTGGACCAGTCCATCAAGCGGCTCAAGCGCAACCCCGAGGCCCTCTACGCGGTCCTGTACCTGGACATGGACCGTTTCAAGCTCGTCAACAAGACCTTCGGCCACGTCACCGGCGACCGGCTGCTCATGATCATCGCCAACCGGCTGCAAAAGCTCCTGCGCGAGGCCGACACCCTGGCCCGCTTCGGCGGCGACGAGTTCGCCATCCTGGTGGACGACGTGACCGGCATCAGCGAGGCCAGCGCCATGGCCGACACGGTGCTGCGCCAGTTGGCCGCGCCGTTTCGCCTGAAAAAGCAGGAAATCTTCGTCACGTGCAGCATCGGCGTGGTCCTCGGCTCGGCGGCCTACGAGCATCCCGACCAGGTCCTGCGCGACGCCGACAACGCCATGTACAGCTCCAAGGAGCACGGCGGCGATCATTACACCCTGTTCGACGCCGGATTGCGGGTGGTGACCCAGCGGCGCATGGAAATGGAGATGGCCCTGCGCCAGGCCCTGGAGCACGGCGAAATCACGGTGCATTACCAGCCCATTGTCTCGCTTTCCACCGGCGTGATCACCGGCGTCGAGGCCTTGGCCCGCTGGAGGCACCCCAGCCAGGGGCTCATCACGCCAAACGAATTCATCCCCATCGCCGAGGAGACGGGGCTTATCAACGAACTCGGGGCCTTGGTCCTGCGCCAGGCCTGCCGGCGCATGGTGGACCTTGGCAACGCCAATCCCGACGCCGCGAAATTGACGCTTTCCGTCAACATTTCCGGCCGCCAGTTCAAGCGCCCGGATTTCGTGGAGGAAGTGGCGGCCATCATGGCCGAGACCGACATAGACCCGTCGCGCGTGCGCCTGGAACTCACGGAATCGGTGCTCATGGACAACGCCGACGAGGCCGTGGAGACCATCAAGCGCCTCAAGGCCCTGCGGGTCAAGGTCGTCATCGACGACTTCGGCACGGGCTATTCGTCGCTGTCCTACATCCAGCGCTTCCCCTTCGACAGCCTCAAGGTGGACCGGTCGTTCGTGGGCAACATGAACGAGGCCGAGCAGAACATGGAGATCGTGCGGACGATCATCGCCATGGCCCACAAGCTGGGCCTGGAAGTGGTGGCCGAAGGCGTGGAGCTCAACGCCCACCGCGAAGCCCTGATCGACCTGCACTGCGAAAGCGCCCAGGGCTTTTATTTTTCCCGCCCCATCCCCGGCGAGGAACTCGACGAACTGGTGCGGCGCGGCTGGGGCCGGCCGACACCGCCTGACGCGGCCTAAAAAAAGAGATTCGCCGTCGGCGCGGGAGCTGCTTACACAGCCGGTTCCGAAGCGCTGCTTCGGGAACTCTTCCTCATACGCCTGGCGAATCTCGGAAAAATGCGCCTCGTCGCGCGTCGGTATGGGACCTGCCGTTTATTTCGCGCTGCCCTCCGTTGCGGTTGCTCCCATATGTGCAGGGGAGGCATTCCCCTTACACCTTCTACGTAAGCACGCGCCGGCGGAAGTAAAGGGCCGGCCGCGCTACTCCCGGCGGGCCAGCAGCTTGGCGATGGCGGCCAGCAGCTTGTCCGGATCCAGGGGCTTGCGCAGCACGACGTCGGCGGCCTGGCTGGGGGCGTCGCCGTGGCCGGTGATGACCAGGATGGGGATGGCGGCCAGCTCGGGGTCGCGGCGCAAGGCCTCCATGGCCGCCCGACCGTCCATGCCCGGCATGGCCATGTCCATGGTGATCACGCTCGGGCGCAGCCGTTCGGCCGCGGCCAGGGCCGATTCGCCGTCATGGGCCGCGGCCACCCGGTAGCCCTCCCCCTCCAGGAACTGGATGAGGAAGGCGGATACGGCCGGGTCGTCGTCCACCACCAGCACCAGAGCCTTGTCGCGGCGCACGGGCCGCGGCGGGGCCACGGGCGCCGCCGTCTCCGGGCTTTCCGTGGTCGGCAGCTCGAAAACGAAGGCCGCCCCCCGGCCCGGGGCCGGCTCGGCCCAGATGCGGCCGCCGTAGTGGCTGACGATCTCGCGGCAGATGGCCAGGCCCAGCCCCGTGCCCTTGGCCGGGGCCGAGCCCTCGGGGTCGCGGCACACCTGGCGGAACTTGTCGAAGATGAGTTCCCGGTCCTCGGGGGCGATGCCCGGGCCGGTGTCGCGCACGGCCACCCGGGCCAGCCCCGGTGCCGGCGCCTCCAGGCTCACGGTCACCGCGCCCACGGCCGTGAACTTGGCCGCGTTGCCGATGAGGTTTAAAAGCACCTGCTCCAGCCGATCCGGATCGGCGGCCACCACGGGCGAGACCTCGGGCAGGCGCGTCTCCAGGTCCACCTCGGGCCGGGCGTCGAACAAGCCGGACACGGCGGCCACGGCGCTGCGCACCACCTCGGCCAGGGCCACCGGCCGGTCGCGCCATTCCATGCGGCCGGATTCGATGCGCGAGAGGTCGAGGAAGTCGTTTAAGAGCCTGGCCAGGCGTTCGCCCTCGGTGGTGAGCACGCGCAGGTTTTCCTCGATGCGCGCCCCCCGCCGGACCAGTTCCGCGTCGGAACCGGCCAGCGGCTTGAAATGCCTGCCGAAATCCCGGGCGATGAGCTTGGAGAAGCCCAGAAGCGAGGTCAGCGGCGTGCGCAGTTCGTGGGAGACGGACGAGAGAAAGGCGCTTTTGATCTCGTCCATGCCGCGAAGGCGCTCGTTGGCCTCCTCGAGTTCCCGGGTCTGGGCCGAGAGGTCGCTCGTGCGCTCGACCACGAGCTGTTCGAGCTTGCGGGTGAGGCCTTCCAGGCTCTCGGCGGCCAGGCAGCGCTCGGTGTCGTCGCGCACCATCAGCACGTAGCCGCCGGGCGCGCCCTCCTTGTCGAAGATGCCCGAGACCCGGGCGACGTAGCGGCGCGGGCCGTCGGGCCGGTTCTTGGAGAAGACGAAGTCGTGGCTGCGGCTGGGGGTGACGGCGTCCAGGCCCCGTTCCAGGGCGGCGCGCTCCACGCCGTGGCGGATGTGGATTTCCCGGATGTCGCGACCGACGAGGCGCTCGGAGCGCTCGGCGAAGATCTCCTCGGCCGCCGGGTTGACGTAGGTCACGCGCCAGGTCTCGTCC encodes:
- a CDS encoding DUF1786 domain-containing protein, whose product is MPERVLCLDIGSGTQDVYYHNPDLEPENCPKFVLPAPARQVGARLAALTAAGSSVYLCGCNMGGGFFKTFRAHLKAGLPLAAHPEAVWALTDDPERLRNTLGVTVTDQRPPGYVPLPLADYEPGFWQAFLAAAGLPQPELVVACAQDHGLHPGKSSREGRFKLWERFLRQADGHPEALVYETPPVELTRLASLQRSIGGGPVADSAAAAVLGLLTDPAIKAKSAETGVMLVNIGNSHTVAALVHRQRIHGIYEHHTGMLPAEEVWNDLERFRRGALTNAEVFDKGGHGCLTLPLPHAAGIFPYTCVIGPKRAMLAGFDVDFPSPGGDMMLTACFGLVHWLRSRR
- a CDS encoding ferredoxin, which gives rise to MAIAIDDDACMGCEACVETCPDAFEMNGDGDKAIVKDADIDADCVDEAIDACPAEAISKS
- a CDS encoding EAL domain-containing protein, with amino-acid sequence MLPDSTDLLESLPTHAAVLDAAGLVMAANASCLELLREIDAGEVLGRPFFRYCDKLLAASAATAVRDGLASVLSGTAPRYEMDLPCGRPQNPTWRALCATPLHGRHAGALVILADISRQKQLEEHILHDAFHDTLTGLFNRALFLNRLDQSIKRLKRNPEALYAVLYLDMDRFKLVNKTFGHVTGDRLLMIIANRLQKLLREADTLARFGGDEFAILVDDVTGISEASAMADTVLRQLAAPFRLKKQEIFVTCSIGVVLGSAAYEHPDQVLRDADNAMYSSKEHGGDHYTLFDAGLRVVTQRRMEMEMALRQALEHGEITVHYQPIVSLSTGVITGVEALARWRHPSQGLITPNEFIPIAEETGLINELGALVLRQACRRMVDLGNANPDAAKLTLSVNISGRQFKRPDFVEEVAAIMAETDIDPSRVRLELTESVLMDNADEAVETIKRLKALRVKVVIDDFGTGYSSLSYIQRFPFDSLKVDRSFVGNMNEAEQNMEIVRTIIAMAHKLGLEVVAEGVELNAHREALIDLHCESAQGFYFSRPIPGEELDELVRRGWGRPTPPDAA
- a CDS encoding CBS domain-containing protein — translated: MGDKRLAEIVTPEVVTISPDAPVRHGLAVMRDRGISCLIVARDGVPVGIVTERDILWAAAHRGEDFAERHVSDLMTAPVVTVAEDTMVVEAYHLLAKKRLRHLVMVDGAGRVRGVLTQSDLIERLGYDSLSEIKRIEGIMTREVVTAPGGVTVREAVARMAERSISCLIVAREGRPAGIITERDVVRLLAENPRMGRLKLYDIMSCPVVCVEADRPVYEAAMLMKKRRVRRLVVVDDDRRVLGLVTQTDIVRGLESKYVRTLKSALAEKDQALREVGRSLVEKTMFLDNLLRSAEMGIAAMDETWRVTYVNPAAEEIFAERSERLVGRDIREIHIRHGVERAALERGLDAVTPSRSHDFVFSKNRPDGPRRYVARVSGIFDKEGAPGGYVLMVRDDTERCLAAESLEGLTRKLEQLVVERTSDLSAQTRELEEANERLRGMDEIKSAFLSSVSHELRTPLTSLLGFSKLIARDFGRHFKPLAGSDAELVRRGARIEENLRVLTTEGERLARLLNDFLDLSRIESGRMEWRDRPVALAEVVRSAVAAVSGLFDARPEVDLETRLPEVSPVVAADPDRLEQVLLNLIGNAAKFTAVGAVTVSLEAPAPGLARVAVRDTGPGIAPEDRELIFDKFRQVCRDPEGSAPAKGTGLGLAICREIVSHYGGRIWAEPAPGRGAAFVFELPTTESPETAAPVAPPRPVRRDKALVLVVDDDPAVSAFLIQFLEGEGYRVAAAHDGESALAAAERLRPSVITMDMAMPGMDGRAAMEALRRDPELAAIPILVITGHGDAPSQAADVVLRKPLDPDKLLAAIAKLLARRE